A genomic window from Sulfurospirillum multivorans DSM 12446 includes:
- a CDS encoding NAD(P)H-dependent oxidoreductase, with amino-acid sequence MKKTLILLAHPNMAESNVNKALIQSIQNEPNITVHDLYATYKTVEAIDVAKEQALLLQFDRIVFQFPLYWYSAPAMLKEWQDKVLNYGFAYGPEGSKLAGKESKIIVSTGSPEYAYQSGFYNNFTLSEYLRPLQSTILFTGMDFKGIFAAYGAMKLSAEALEKDVKTYQTVLKTDDWSSSLFKFLAS; translated from the coding sequence ATGAAAAAAACACTGATACTCTTAGCCCATCCCAATATGGCAGAATCAAACGTCAACAAAGCGTTGATACAGAGCATTCAAAACGAACCCAACATCACCGTGCATGACTTGTATGCGACCTATAAAACCGTAGAAGCCATTGATGTCGCGAAAGAGCAAGCCCTTCTTCTTCAGTTTGACCGCATCGTCTTTCAATTTCCACTCTACTGGTACAGCGCACCTGCCATGTTAAAAGAGTGGCAAGACAAAGTATTAAATTATGGCTTTGCGTATGGACCTGAAGGCAGTAAATTAGCAGGCAAAGAGAGCAAGATCATCGTTAGCACAGGCTCACCCGAATACGCTTACCAATCGGGCTTTTACAACAACTTTACCCTCAGTGAATACCTAAGACCTTTGCAGTCAACGATTCTGTTTACGGGCATGGACTTTAAAGGGATTTTTGCAGCGTATGGGGCGATGAAACTCAGCGCGGAAGCACTGGAAAAAGATGTGAAAACATACCAAACTGTCCTAAAAACAGATGACTGGAGCAGTTCGCTTTTTAAATTTCTTGCGAGCTAA